The following coding sequences are from one Epinephelus fuscoguttatus linkage group LG5, E.fuscoguttatus.final_Chr_v1 window:
- the LOC125889059 gene encoding trace amine-associated receptor 13c-like encodes MTFGLSQEQYCFPGSNTSCVKAHFSVGTKVALYLLFALGMLVTILGNSVVIVSISHFKELHNPTNVLIVSLALVDLLVGVIVMPFSTIRTVHGCWFYGDDFCLLHSSFDVFFTTLSIFHLICIAVDRQQAICNPLHYSKNITMPVAWVMVCACWVLAAVYSYGLLYSKANSAGLEDYMALINCLGSCNLLFNRLWSVLDSVICFFFPCTVMVCLYTKVFIVAKEHVRKIGDMSNCSNDRAREGLIKQSEHKAAKTLGIVLGAYIFCWMPFFINSVIDAYTAFSTPTAIFETFVWLGYFNSTLNPIIYAFFYPSFKRCFYCIVTLKIFASNSSTMTLSVK; translated from the coding sequence ATGACTTTTGGCCTTTCCCAAGAACAGTACTGTTTTCCAGGCTCTAACACTTCGTGTGTTAAGGCACATTTCAGTGTGGGGACCAAAGTTGCCCTCTATTTGTTGTTTGCTTTAGGCATGCTGGTTACCATTTTAGGGAACTCTGTTGTCATTGTGTCTATAAGTCATTTCAAGGAGTTGCATAATCCTACCAATGTCCTTATTGTATCTCTTGCTCTGGTTGATCTACTAGTGGGTGTTATTGTAATGCCCTTCAGCACCATCCGGACCGTTCACGGCTGCTGGTTCTATGGTGATGACTTCTGTCTGCTGCACTCcagttttgatgtgttttttaccACTCTGTCTATCTTCCACCTAATTTGCATTGCTGTAGACAGACAACAAGCAATATGCAATCCTCTGCATTATTCTAAGAATATCACCATGCCAGTTGCCTGGGTTATGGTATGTGCCTGCTGGGTACTGGCTGCTGTTTATTCTTATGGACTACTTTACTCAAAGGCCAACAGTGCAGGTTTAGAGGATTATATGGCATTAATAAACTGTCTTGGCAGTTGTAACCTTCTCTTTAATCGCCTTTGGAGTGTTTTAGACAGTGTTATCTGCTTCTTCTTTCCCTGCACTGTGATGGTTTGTCTGTACACTAAAGTATTCATCGTGGCTAAAGAGCATGTAAGAAAGATTGGAGATATGAGCAATTGTTCAAATGACAGAGCAAGAGAAGGGTTGATAAAACAGTCTGAACACAAGGCTGCAAAGACTCTGGGTATTGTGCTCGGTGCCTACATCTTTTGTTGGATGCCCTTTTTTATAAATTCCGTAATTGATGCCTACACTGCCTTCAGTACACCTACTGCCATCTTTGAAACATTTGTATGGTTGGGTTACTTTAATTCAACTTTAAACCCAATTATTTATGCCTTCTTTTATCCCAGCTTCAAAAGATGTTTCTATTGCATTGTCACTCTAAAAATATTTGCATCAAATTCCTCAACCATGACTTTATCTGTTAAATGA